The nucleotide sequence GGGGGAAACGAGTGTATGGAGTGCCGTTATCGGGAAGCGTGCAAGAGCTGCGGGTTCAAGGCAAAGGTCTTCCCGAAGATGTGCCGCGACCTCAGGAGGAAGATCGGCTCGCCCGATCTCATCATTCTTTTCACGAGCACGGCATCGCACCAGCTTGCCATGCACGCGCAGGAAGAGGCGAAGAAGTGCAACGCGAAGATTGCTTTCTGCCACTCGGCAAGCATGGCGGCGTTGCAGAATGTCCTCGCAGAGCATTTGGCATGAGCACGGGTGCAGCATGATGGCGCGATGTCTTCCATGATATTTTGACGAATTCGCAAAAGCGCAGGGGTGCTGGGGACGCTCCTGCGCTTTTTGTGTGCAGGAGCGCCGTTTATGGCCTCAAGACGGATCTTTGGAATGAGGCCGTGCGTCTGCATCTCTGCAGCATTTTTTACGGGAAGGGCGCAATTTCTTCGGCAGGACAGCGGGTCTTTGCCTGATTAAATGAGAATATTTATGAATTGATAGAAAAAATTTAAATTATGCCTTATTTCCTTGACAGCATGAGCTGGATAGAGTATTATTATCTCTGCCGATGAACTGGATTCAGTTTCATTGTCGTTCTCATTTTTTATGAAACCCCAAGCGATTGAGCCGTAGGCGTAGGTCGATTGGCTGAGTTTCGCTAAGGGAGGCGTGCAATGTCCGCAATATGGACGTTTGCGCGTGCAGTTTGTTGTCTTATTTAATGGAGGTAAGAAACATGACGTTGAAAGACGGAAAGACAGGAATGTCTCTTCGTGTCGACAAGGTGGGCGATTCGGAGCTCAAGCAGCGCCTGATGACGATGGGGCTGATCCCGGGCACGCGCATCAAGGTGCTGCCGTCGGCGCCGATGGGCGATCCGATGGCGATCGGGCTTCGCTCGTACAATCTCGCGCTTCGCCGCGCCGATGCGGAGAAGATTGAAGTGACGGAAATCAAGGAAGGAGCGGGAGCCTGATGAGCACCATGAGTGTCGCCCTGACGGGCAACCCGAACACGGGAAAATCGACCATATTCAACGAATTAACGGGCATGCGCCAGAAGATCGGCAACTGGCCGGGCGTCACCGTCGACAAGAAGATGGGCGTCGTCAACTACAAGGATCGCGTGATCACAGTCGTCGACCTGCCCGGTACCTACAGTATCAATGCGCGCTCGGCGGAGGAGCAGGTCGTCATCGACTACTTCAAGACGACGATGCCCGACCTCGCCGTCGATGTCATTGACTCGTCGAACATCGAACGCAATCTCTTTCTCACGGTGCAGCTCCTCGAAGAGGGCATCCCTCTTCTCATCGACCTCAATATGCAGGACGAGGCGGAAAGAAAGGGCATCCGCATCAACCTCCAGAAGCTCGAAGAAGCTTTGGGCATGCCTGTCGTGCAGACGGTCGGCCGCAGCAAGAAGAGCATCCAGAAGCTCATCGAAATCTTCACGACGACCGTCATGTCGAACTACCGTCCGAGTGCGATAGTTGAAGAGCACAAGACGAAGGCGACGGAACTCAAGAAGAGCGGCCTTTCCGCCGAAGAGCTGGATGAAAAGCTCATCGAGCTGCGCTATGATCTCATCGACAAGATCATGAAGAAGGCAGTCGTCGTCGGAAACGTCGGCTTGTCGACTTCGGAGAAAATCGACCGCGTGCTCGCGAACGGCGTCTTGGCTCTGCCGATTCTTCTCGGTATCCTCTACCTGATGTTCTGTATCGCCTTCACGTGGATTGGTCAGCCGCTCGCAGATGCCGTCGGCGACTGGATCGGCGGACCGTTCACCGACTGGATCAATGACGCGATGGAATCTGCGGGTGTCGCCGAGTGGCTGAAATCCTTGATTGCAGACGGTATCGTCGCGGGTGTCGGCAACGTCATCAACTTCGTGCCGCTCATTTTCACCTTGTTCTTCATGCTGTCCTTCCTCGACGGTACGGGATATATGGCGCGCGTCGCCTTCATCATGGATCCGATCATGCGCCGCGTCGGCCTCACGGGCAAGGGCATCATGCCGCTGATCGTCGGCTTTGGCTGCGGCGTGCCCGCCATCATGGGTGCGCGTGCGCTCGACTCGGAAAAGGACAGGCTCACGTCGATTCTCATCACGCCTTTTTTGACATGCTCGGCGAAGCTGCCAATCATGGCGCTCTTCGCTGCGATGTTCTTCCCTGAACATGCCGCGAATCTCGTATTCTCGATGTACATCATCGGCATCGTCGTCGCCATCATCATGGCGAAGGTCTTGGGCGTCACGGCGTTCAGAAGCCAAGGCTCGACGTTCCTCCTCGAACTGCCGCCGTACCGCATGCCGGACATGAAGACGGTGCTCTTGGAAACTTGGGACAAGGGCAAGGGATACCTGATCAAGGCTGGTACGATCATCTTCGCGATGAGCGTCGGCATCTGGTTCTTGTCGAATTACAATGCGGACGGCGCTACGGATGAGATGAGCGAGTCCTTCCTCGCCTCGATCGGCGGCGGTATGAGCCATCTCTTCGCACTGCACGGCTTTGAGACTTGGGAATCGGGCGCGGCCGTCGTCACGGGCATCATGGCGAAGGAGTCCGTCGTCTCGACGCTCGGTATCCTCTATGGCGTCGGCGATGTCTCGACCGAGGCAGAAGACGCCGCAGAGACGGCGACACAGTTCGCCGGCTCGATGGGTACGGCATTCACGGCAGCCTCGGCGCTCGCCTTCATGGTATTCTCGCAGCTCTACACGCCGTGCATGACTTCGCTCGGCACGATCAAGAAGGAGACGGGCAAGTGGAGATGGATGCTCTTTGCCGCTCTCTACACCTTCGGCGTCGCCTGGGTCGTCTCACTTCTTGTCTACTGGGGAGCCTGCGCCTTCGGCATGAACGGCTAGGGAAGCGATGGGCGAAAGCCGTCCGTGCTTCTCTGACTCCTGAAAGGAGATCTTTGCCATGGCAAACATCATTGTCGGCGCGATTGTCGCCGTCCTGCTCTTCTTCGCGTTGCGCCACGTCTATCACAATGTGAAGGCGGGCAAGGAAGACTGCTGCGGCGGCAGCTGCAGCGGCGGCTGCGGAGGCTGCGGCAGCAGCTGTAGCACGGGGCAGGAAAAGTAAATAGATGAATATAAGAAAAGCGTCGAGAGATTCTCGGCGCTTTTCTTGTTCGTGCGAATTGTTTATCGTATGCTTGGAGGAGTCGTAAAACTATACGAAGCGTTACCGCAGACTTTTTCAAGACATTCCGCGGCGACTCAGCGGCCTGCGAAATGAAGGCAGGCAATCTTGTCGTTGCAGTTCTTGTTCCACCAAGGAATCACGGAGAGGAGTCCGA is from Selenomonas sputigena ATCC 35185 and encodes:
- a CDS encoding DUF2325 domain-containing protein; the encoded protein is MSSVVILGGNECMECRYREACKSCGFKAKVFPKMCRDLRRKIGSPDLIILFTSTASHQLAMHAQEEAKKCNAKIAFCHSASMAALQNVLAEHLA
- a CDS encoding FeoA family protein gives rise to the protein MTLKDGKTGMSLRVDKVGDSELKQRLMTMGLIPGTRIKVLPSAPMGDPMAIGLRSYNLALRRADAEKIEVTEIKEGAGA
- the feoB gene encoding ferrous iron transport protein B, coding for MSTMSVALTGNPNTGKSTIFNELTGMRQKIGNWPGVTVDKKMGVVNYKDRVITVVDLPGTYSINARSAEEQVVIDYFKTTMPDLAVDVIDSSNIERNLFLTVQLLEEGIPLLIDLNMQDEAERKGIRINLQKLEEALGMPVVQTVGRSKKSIQKLIEIFTTTVMSNYRPSAIVEEHKTKATELKKSGLSAEELDEKLIELRYDLIDKIMKKAVVVGNVGLSTSEKIDRVLANGVLALPILLGILYLMFCIAFTWIGQPLADAVGDWIGGPFTDWINDAMESAGVAEWLKSLIADGIVAGVGNVINFVPLIFTLFFMLSFLDGTGYMARVAFIMDPIMRRVGLTGKGIMPLIVGFGCGVPAIMGARALDSEKDRLTSILITPFLTCSAKLPIMALFAAMFFPEHAANLVFSMYIIGIVVAIIMAKVLGVTAFRSQGSTFLLELPPYRMPDMKTVLLETWDKGKGYLIKAGTIIFAMSVGIWFLSNYNADGATDEMSESFLASIGGGMSHLFALHGFETWESGAAVVTGIMAKESVVSTLGILYGVGDVSTEAEDAAETATQFAGSMGTAFTAASALAFMVFSQLYTPCMTSLGTIKKETGKWRWMLFAALYTFGVAWVVSLLVYWGACAFGMNG
- a CDS encoding FeoB-associated Cys-rich membrane protein; amino-acid sequence: MANIIVGAIVAVLLFFALRHVYHNVKAGKEDCCGGSCSGGCGGCGSSCSTGQEK